Below is a genomic region from Pantanalinema sp..
TCGGACCTCGGTGCGACGAACCGGACTTCGCTCGAGTCGGTCTACCCGTGGCTAAAAGCGTCGCTCCCACTTGGCAGGGATTCCCTGAAGACCGGGGTGGCGCTCGGCACCCTCATCCCGGGCATCAACTCCACCAGCGAAGCCCTGCCGGGAGTGACGGGCCTGGTGGACTGGGGCTGCGGCCCGGTGACGAGCGGCGTCAATTTCGGCTACGCCAAGGGGCTCTCGAGCGGGACCAACCTCGCGGCGGGCAACCTCAACTTCACCCTGCCCATGGACGGCCTGAGCCTCTACGAGGAGCAGTTCGTCAACTACCCGATCGGCGGCTTCGCCAACGGCGGCATCCGTGTCAGCCTGAATTTCCCGGTCTCGAAGCGCCTGACGTTCGACGTCTCGCCCGCCGTCCTCTGGGCTAACGGCGCCGCCGGCACCATCTGGTCGTTCAATCCCAATCTCGGCTTCGCGCTGAGCTTCTGATCGGGCCTCGCGCAAGTGGGAACCGCCCCAGCCGAACCATCCGGAGTCTTGCCGCGGTGGGCAATGCCCGGCGGGTCCGGGACGATCGGCCTTGAGACCCCTTGACGTTTGGTCGGTTCTATTGCGTCATGGTGGCATGCAGCATCAAGCCATGACCCAAGCGCAAGCCCAGTACTTCATCGAGACTGCCTGCTGCCCGGCATGCCAGTTCGAGCGCCTCAAGCGCGGCATCAACCTCAAGGAGGGCTGGTGGCTGTGCGGGACCTGCGAGATCTGGTGGAGTCCAGCGAACGGCGGCTAAAAGCGAGCGTTGTACTCGATGGCCCCGCCGCTCTGGCCGGTCTTGCTGTCGTGGAAGGCGCGGGCCGTGAGACTCGAATCCTTGTTGATGCGGTAGTCCACCCCGAGGCTCGTCTCGAGGCCCTTGTCCTGGAAGCGGTAGCGCTCCTCGGCGAAGGCGGTCAGGTCGCCTTCGGGCGAAGTGTAGTCGAGCCGCAGCCCCGCAGCATGCGGGCGCACGACGGACTTGTCGCCGGTCAGCTCCGCGTCGAAGCGGCCTCTCACCTTCAGGGTGTCGCTCTCGAACAGGGTGCCGCTCGCCGCGTTGAACGAGATGGGCTTGCCCGTGCGACCCGCCCGGTCATGGAGATAGTAAGCGGCTCCCGCCACGGCGACTGAGGCGAGGGCCCCCACCAGGACCGGATCTTCCTCGAACTTCGCCTTGAGGGCGTCCTTGGCGATGTCCGTGACGTCTTTTCCGTCCTTGAGGATCCGGTCGAAGCCGAGCTGGCCGCTGCCGTCGATCTTGAGCTGCACCTCGTAGCCGCCGCCGGCCACCCAGAAGGCCATCTCCCGCAGGGCGACGTCGCGCTCGCCGGTCACCGGGTTCACCCCGATGGGCGGCAGCGGCGCGTAGCGCTGGCCGGGCGAGACCGTGTACTCCCTCCCGCCACCGGAGAGGTCGGCGAAACGGACGTGCTCGATGCTGAGCGGGGGGCGCTTGAAGGGGGCCGAGCCCCCGATATCGGGGAGACCATCGACGAGCGAGGCCTGCGTGCGCTCCACGCCCGGGACCAGGGCGAGCTTGACGATCTCATCGGCGATCGCATCGCCTGCGTTCGCCTCGCTCGCGGCGCGCGAGGAAAGCGCCAGCGCATCGCTAGTCAGCGCGAGCGTTTCGGGCTGGGGGGCGGGGGCTTCCGTCTTTGCCCGCGGGCGCGCAGCGGAGACGGATGGCGAGTTGCTGGCGTTGTTGACGGCTTTCCCCATGGCTTCCCCCTGTCGGCGAAAAACGAGCGTAGGTTCTATATGCCCGAAAGGAGCCTTCATCTGACCTCCCGGCTCGCTTGAGATCGGGCGCGAGCGGAAAGGAGCGTGGGGGCTAAGCAGATCGATGTGAAACGAAGCGTTCGCTTGTTTCCCCGCCCCACCGGGGGGCGGGGAGGACCAGGCAGACGTTCGATTCAGGCAAGATATGCTCAGTCCTTGAGGCTACCGGCGAGCATCCCTTGGATGAAGTAGCGCTGCCCCGCGAGGAAGACCCCGATGGCAGGCAGGATCGCGAGCGTGGTGGCCGCCATCAGGGTGCCCCAGTCGGTGATCTCCCGGAACGAGGCGCGGTAGGCGGCAAGTCCCACCGGCAGGGTCCGCATGGCGTCCGAGTTGGTCACGACCAGCGGCCAGAAGAACGAGTTCCAGCTGGCGATGAACGCGAAGATGGCAAGCGTCGCGATCGCGGGCACCGCCGTCGGGAAGGCGATCCGCCAGAAGGTGCCCCACGGCGTGCAGCCGTCCAGCTTCGCGGCCTCCTCGAGCTCGGCCGGGAAACTCAGGAACCACTGGCGCAAGAGGAAGACCCCGAAGGCCCCGAACAGCCCCGGCACGATGAGGGCCCAGTAGGTGTTCACCCACCCCAGCCGGCACATCAGCCCGAAGAGGGGCACCACGTTGACCTGCGGCGGCACCATCATGGTCGCGAGGAACACGAGGAACAGGGCGTCGCGCCCCCTGAAGTTCAGGCGCGCGAAGGCGTAGGCCGCCATGGCGCCGGTGACGACCTGCCCCAGGACCGTGGTGACCGAGACGAGCGCGCTGTTCAGGAAGTACCGCCACAGGGGGGTGGCGGTGAGGGCCCTGGCGTAGTTCTCCCAGGCGACGGGGGCGGGCCACAGGCGCGGCGGGTAGGCCATGGCCTGGGCGTTCGTCATCAGCGAGGTCGCGACCATCAGGACGAAGGGCAGGGCCATTGAGGCCGCTCCCGCGAACAGGACCAAGTAAGCAAGTGTTTTCTTCATTCGTACACCACCCAGCGCTTGCGCAGCCCCCACTGGACCAGCGTGATGGCGAGGATCACGGCGAAGAGGACGTAGGCGATCGCCGACGCCTTGCCCATGTTGAAGTAGGTGAAGGCGTTCTGGTAGAGCCAGTAGACGATGACGTTCGTCTGGTTCATGGGGCCGCCGCCCGTGAGCATGTACACCGCGTCGAAGGCCTGGAAGGCGTTGATCAAGGACACGGTGGTCACCAGGAAGACCGTCGGCGACAAGAGCGGCAGGGTGATCCCGAAGAAGCGCTGGGGCGCCGAGGCCCCGTCGAGCATGGCGGCCTCCTCGTAGTGGCCGGGGATGGCCTGCAACCCCGCGAGGAACAGCATCATCGTGTAGCCGAGGCCCTTCCAGACCGTGACCAGCACGATCGAGGGCATCGCCCAGCGCGGGTCCGAGAGCCAGTAGACCGGGGCCAGGCCGAAGGCCTTGAGCGCCAGGTTCAGGGCCCCGAAGCGCGGATCGAACAGCCAGCCCCAGACGATCGCGATCGCCACCATCGAGGTGATGTAGGGCAAGAAGTAGGCCGTCCGCAGCAGGCCACGCCCCCTCAGCTTCCGGTTGAGCGCCACCGCGAGCAAGAGGCCGAGCGCCACGTCCAGGGTCACCGTCAGGCCCACGAAGCCGAGGGTCTGCCCCATGACCCGGTAGAAGCGGCTGTCCGCGAAGAGGTCCGCGTAGTTCGCAAGCCCCACGAAGCGCGGCGTCCCGAGCAGGTTCCAGCGCGTGAGGCTCAGCCAGAACGACCCTATGACCGGCAAGAGGTTGAACACGGCGATCCCGACGACGCTGGGCAGCAAGAACAGCCAGGCCCAGCCCGCGTCCGGCCCAAGTAGGCGCTGCACCGTTCGTTTCGCGCTCACGGCTGCCCCAGCAATTCGTCGATGCGCGCTGCTGCGCGCTTCAGGACGGGGGCTGCGGCCTCTCGCCCCGCCCACAGCGGCTCCAGCTGCTGGTCGAGCTCGTTCGAGACCTCGTTCCAGTTCGGCGGCGTGCGCATGGGGCGGCCGGTCTCGATCGCGTCCACGAAGGCCCGCGCCCCCTTCGGGGCCTGGGCGGCGTCAAGGAAGCGGGGGCTCTCGGCCACGTCCCGGCGCGCGGGCACGATCAGGCCGCCCCCGGCGAAGGTCTCGCTCGCCCTGCGCGAGGCGAGGAACTTCACCAGCTCCCAGGCCGCTTGGGGGTGGCGGCTTTCGCGGGCGATCGCCCACCCCGACGCGTCCACGTCCACCACCGAGCCGGCCTTGCCCCGCGGGAAGGGGAGCACGTCCCAACCGAACGTCAGGTTCTTGCGGAAGCCGGGCACGCTCCAGCGGCCGCTGACGAACATGGCGAGCTTGCCCTGGGCGAAGAGCTGGGCCATGGGGGCGTTGCCCGTCTGGGTCTCGTTCGGCGCCGCATGGGGCGCGCGCTGCGTGTCGGCGTAGGCCTGCAAGGCCGCGATCGCCTCGGGAGAGGCCAGGGTGCTGCGCGAGAGGTCCGCGCTGAACATGTCGCCTCCGGCGCTCCAGACGTACGGCATCCAGAACAAGGGGCGCTTGTCGAACGAGATCCCGAAGGTATCGAGCGCGCCGTCAGCGTCCGTGTCGCGGGTGAGGCTCCGGGCGAGTCGGCGCATCTCGTCGAGGGTCCAGCTCGGCTTGGGCAGCGAATGCCCCGCCTCCGCGAGGCGATCGGTGTTGACGTAGACCACCAGGTTCGAGAGGTCGCGTGGGATGGCGTGGAGCTTGCCCCGGTAGCGCATGGCGTCGAGCGCCTGCGCGAAGAAGTCCGAGGCCGCAAGATCCGCGTCCTTCGCGAGCAGCGGCCCCAGGTCCGCCAGGGCGTCCGACGAGGCGTAGGCGGGCAAGTTCCAGTTGTTGAGGAAGACCACGTCGGGCATCTGGCCGCTTGCGACCATCACCGGCAGCTTCTGGAAGTAGCCGTCCGGGACGTGGACCAGCTCGACCGGCGTCTCGGGGTGCGTCCGCTCGAACTCGGCGATCAAGGGCTTGAGCAGCGCCACCTCGTCCACGCTGCCCCAGGTGGCGAACCGGATGGCCCTCTCGTCCGGGGGCATGCATCCGGCCGCGAGCAGCGCGAGCCCGAGCGCCAGGCAGCGATGAAGGCGCGCCACTACACCCCCAGCGCCACCGGGAGGCGGCCTGGCATCGGGATCTCGCCGGCAACGCCCGAAAGCGCGGCCTGCTGGGATGCGGGATGGTCGGAGTAGGCGCAGACGAAGGCCGCCGCGCCGGGCAGCTGGTTCGCGAGGTAGGGGTTCGAGAAGCTGAGCGCGACCACCGCATGCCCCGCCCCCGCGAGGCGCTCGAGGAAGGCCGCGTGCGCGGGGGCGAGATCGATGCGCTCCTTCCAGGCCTTGATGGTGCTGAAGACGGCGCACAGCACCGGCTGGCCGGGGTTCAGGCGCGAGGCGATCGCCTCGAAGTCCGCGTCGGTGCTCTCGCGCTTCAGCACCCGGGGCGCCGGCAGAGCGCGCGCCGAGAGCGCCGACACCCAGGGGGCGAAGGCCTCGGCGTCATCGTCGTCGTCGATGACCAGGTGAAAGGCCAGGCCAGGGTCGAGCGGCAAGGCTCCGGTTCGCGCCTGGAGCACGCTCAGCGCCCCCTCGGCGACTTCGCGCGCCAGGGCCTGCGCCTCGTGGCGAAGGGTCGCCGGGTCCACGCCGGGAATCATCGCGATCACGCGCTCTTTCAGCGCGAAGACCCTTGCAAGTGAGCGATCGATCCGGGCCTCGTCGAGCTCTCCTGTCTCGATGGCCCCGAGCACCGCCGAGAGGGCCCGCTTGGGGTCGGGCGGCATCAAGAGCACGTCGCAGCCGGCCTTCAGGGCCTCGACCGCGGCCTCCTCCGGACCGAAGGCGCCGGTCACCCCGCCCATGATGAGGGCGTCCGAGACGACGAGGCCCTCGTAAGCCAGGGTGCCGCGCAGACCGCCCTGCAGGATCGGCGCCGAGAGGGTGGCCGGGCGACCCGAGGGATCCAGGGCCGGCACCGCCACGTGCGCCGACATGACGCTCCCCACTCCGGCTGCGATCGCCGCCTCGAAGGGGACCCACTCCAGGGCCGAAAGGCGCGCGGGGCTGGCGCATACCGTCGCAAGGCGGCTGTGCGAGTCGTCGGAGGTGTCGCCGTGGCCGGGGAAGTGCTTGGCGCATGCGATCGCGCCGTTCTCCTCGCAGCCCCTCACGAAGGCCGCGACGAAGGCCGCCACCCGCGAAGGGTCGCCGCCGAAGCTGCGCACGTTGATGATCGGGTTGTCGGGGTTGCTGTTCACGTCGGCCACCGGCGCGAGCACCCAGTTGACCCCGGCGTTCCGGGCCTCCAGCGCCGTCAGGCGGCCGAGGCGACGGGCGAGGTCGGGATCGCCCGTGGCCCCGAAGGCCATGGCGTGAGGGAAGCGCGAGCCCTCGTCGAAGTGCTGGCCCGCCCCCATCTCGAGGTCGGCTGCCACGAGCAGGGGAATGGGCGCCGCGGCGCGCAACCGGTCCAGGAGGGCACGGTCGTCGCGTCGCTTGTCGAAGATGAAGCCGCCCCAGGCGTGGGCCTCGAGGTCGTCACACGCCCTCTCGCACGCCTCGGCATCCGACGAGGGAAGGGCCAGGCAGAAGAGCTGGGCGACCTTGACGGCGAGCGGCAGGTCGCCGAGCGCCGGGAGGCTCACGCGAGCAGCTCGTCCGTGGAGAGCGATCGCTGCAGCTCCAGGGCCTCCTCCACCACGTCGGGGGTGCAGAAGTCGAGGCGCACCAGGATCTCGCCCAGCTGGCCGCCGTGGCGGCGCTGCTCGTCGAGGGCGTCCAGCAACTGCAGGTAGCGCAGCTCGCCGTTGGAGACGAGCAGCTCGCCCAGCCGGATCTGGATCTTGTACTCGCGCAGGCAAGGGATGAGCTGGTCGAAAGGAAGGCAACCGAGCTCGACCATGATCTCGCCGATGCGCAGGTGACGCATCTTGGTCTCCTGGAGGGCGAGGCCCGCTCGTAGTTGCTCCGAGGTGATGAGGGACTTCGAAATCAGGAAGTCGCCAAAGAACCCGGCTTGAATCTCTTCAATGAAGGCTTCTTTCTGCGTGGTCAACGTGTTCCCCCTTCACCGCGCCTCACGGCACCATGCCCCGCATGGGGCACGCCATTCTCCGAGCAAGAGTATACCCAATCGGTGGCTCGGACAAATCATCCCGGCGGGTTTCGGTCTAAAATGAGCATCGAGACGAGGGGGCACGACGAGGGGAGAAGCAGATGCTTGCAGGGTCAAAGGCGAGATTTGGAGCGGCGATCGCGGGGGCCATCCTCATGCTCAACGGGTGCAGCGCGGGCTATCTTCTCAAGCAAGGCTATGGCCAGGCCTCCTTGCTCTTCCAGCGCGAATCCATGGCCGCCGCGCGCACCGACTCGCGCCTGAGCGACGAAGAGCGGCAGCGACTCGACGTGGTGAGCCAAGCGAAGGCCTACGCCATCCGGGCCATCGGCCTCAAGCAGAGCGGAAGCTACGACCAGGTGATCGTGCTCGATCGCTCGGCCGTCACCTACGTGGTCGCGGGGGCCCCCAAGGACAAGCTCGAGCCCTACCTCTGGCACTTCCCCGTGGTCGGGGCGGTGCCCTACAAGGGCTTCTTCGATCGCGCCGAGGCGATCGCGGAGAAGGAGGGGCTCGAGGCCAAGGGGTTCGACGCGTACCTGCGCGGCGTCGCCGCCTTCAGCCTGCTCGGCTGGATCCCCGACCCGCTCTACTCGCCCCTCTTGAAGTACGAGGCGCCGGTGCTCGCCAACACCATCATCCACGAGCTGACGCACGGGACGGTCTTCCTGAAGGGGGAAGCGAGCTTCAACGAGGGGTTCGCCACCTTCGTGGGAAACCAGGGAGGAATCGGCTTCATGCGCGAGCGCTACGGCGCCGATTCGGCGGAGGCCCGCTACGCGGAGGGCATGGTCAGGGACGAGCGAAAATTCACGGCCTTCCTGCAGACGCTCGGCGCTCGGCTGCGCGAGCTCTACGCCTCGTCGCGCACGCCGGCAGAGAAGCTCGCCGAGCGCGAGAAGGTCTTCGCCGAGGCCCGGGCCCAGTTCGCCTTGATCCCCTTCGAGACCGATCACAATGCCTGGTTCGGGAAGGCGACGCTCAACAACGCCTTCCTCATGACCCTCTTGACCTACCAGTCCAACGCGGATCGCTTCGAGAAGGTGTACGAGCGCCTGGGGCGGGACTTGCCGGCCATGGTGCAATTTTTTCGGGACCGGGTCGCCAAGCAACCCGATCCCGAGGCCTACCTGGATCGCTGGCTGAAGTCCTAGAAAACCGAAGGGACGGCCGATCCGACCTGGATCTCGCTGGTCGCGATGAAGAAGACATCCGAGTGAGGAGCCACCGAGACCATGCTCAGGTCCTCGTCCAGGACATCGACCATGACGTTGCATCCCGCGCAGGAGAACTCCTCACCACTGACGGTGTCGGCCTTGAGGGGCCGGTGGCAGAAGGGGCAGCTGAAAGCGGTCTTGATCATGGATTCATCCTCCTGGAGGGTATCTTCCCGGTTCACTTCATATTTAAACACAAACCTTTGTAAACTTGCCTGCTTGTGAATCCTGCTCGTTGTGGGTAAAAGCGGCTCAACGCAACGGTTTGGAGCCGTGAAAAGATTCGAAATA
It encodes:
- a CDS encoding glycoside hydrolase family 3 protein — its product is MSLPALGDLPLAVKVAQLFCLALPSSDAEACERACDDLEAHAWGGFIFDKRRDDRALLDRLRAAAPIPLLVAADLEMGAGQHFDEGSRFPHAMAFGATGDPDLARRLGRLTALEARNAGVNWVLAPVADVNSNPDNPIINVRSFGGDPSRVAAFVAAFVRGCEENGAIACAKHFPGHGDTSDDSHSRLATVCASPARLSALEWVPFEAAIAAGVGSVMSAHVAVPALDPSGRPATLSAPILQGGLRGTLAYEGLVVSDALIMGGVTGAFGPEEAAVEALKAGCDVLLMPPDPKRALSAVLGAIETGELDEARIDRSLARVFALKERVIAMIPGVDPATLRHEAQALAREVAEGALSVLQARTGALPLDPGLAFHLVIDDDDDAEAFAPWVSALSARALPAPRVLKRESTDADFEAIASRLNPGQPVLCAVFSTIKAWKERIDLAPAHAAFLERLAGAGHAVVALSFSNPYLANQLPGAAAFVCAYSDHPASQQAALSGVAGEIPMPGRLPVALGV
- a CDS encoding aminopeptidase, with amino-acid sequence MLAGSKARFGAAIAGAILMLNGCSAGYLLKQGYGQASLLFQRESMAAARTDSRLSDEERQRLDVVSQAKAYAIRAIGLKQSGSYDQVIVLDRSAVTYVVAGAPKDKLEPYLWHFPVVGAVPYKGFFDRAEAIAEKEGLEAKGFDAYLRGVAAFSLLGWIPDPLYSPLLKYEAPVLANTIIHELTHGTVFLKGEASFNEGFATFVGNQGGIGFMRERYGADSAEARYAEGMVRDERKFTAFLQTLGARLRELYASSRTPAEKLAEREKVFAEARAQFALIPFETDHNAWFGKATLNNAFLMTLLTYQSNADRFEKVYERLGRDLPAMVQFFRDRVAKQPDPEAYLDRWLKS
- a CDS encoding carbohydrate ABC transporter permease, encoding MALPFVLMVATSLMTNAQAMAYPPRLWPAPVAWENYARALTATPLWRYFLNSALVSVTTVLGQVVTGAMAAYAFARLNFRGRDALFLVFLATMMVPPQVNVVPLFGLMCRLGWVNTYWALIVPGLFGAFGVFLLRQWFLSFPAELEEAAKLDGCTPWGTFWRIAFPTAVPAIATLAIFAFIASWNSFFWPLVVTNSDAMRTLPVGLAAYRASFREITDWGTLMAATTLAILPAIGVFLAGQRYFIQGMLAGSLKD
- a CDS encoding sugar ABC transporter substrate-binding protein: MARLHRCLALGLALLAAGCMPPDERAIRFATWGSVDEVALLKPLIAEFERTHPETPVELVHVPDGYFQKLPVMVASGQMPDVVFLNNWNLPAYASSDALADLGPLLAKDADLAASDFFAQALDAMRYRGKLHAIPRDLSNLVVYVNTDRLAEAGHSLPKPSWTLDEMRRLARSLTRDTDADGALDTFGISFDKRPLFWMPYVWSAGGDMFSADLSRSTLASPEAIAALQAYADTQRAPHAAPNETQTGNAPMAQLFAQGKLAMFVSGRWSVPGFRKNLTFGWDVLPFPRGKAGSVVDVDASGWAIARESRHPQAAWELVKFLASRRASETFAGGGLIVPARRDVAESPRFLDAAQAPKGARAFVDAIETGRPMRTPPNWNEVSNELDQQLEPLWAGREAAAPVLKRAAARIDELLGQP
- a CDS encoding sugar ABC transporter permease → MSAKRTVQRLLGPDAGWAWLFLLPSVVGIAVFNLLPVIGSFWLSLTRWNLLGTPRFVGLANYADLFADSRFYRVMGQTLGFVGLTVTLDVALGLLLAVALNRKLRGRGLLRTAYFLPYITSMVAIAIVWGWLFDPRFGALNLALKAFGLAPVYWLSDPRWAMPSIVLVTVWKGLGYTMMLFLAGLQAIPGHYEEAAMLDGASAPQRFFGITLPLLSPTVFLVTTVSLINAFQAFDAVYMLTGGGPMNQTNVIVYWLYQNAFTYFNMGKASAIAYVLFAVILAITLVQWGLRKRWVVYE